The DNA region TTGTCTTTTCCTCAAAGACCAAATCAAAGGACTTGGACTTGAACATACTATTGGTGTATATTTTCAGAGGTGTGGAGTGCTCGCACCTGCCGTGCCGAAATCAAACTGACtgccatttgcataatttcattAGGCGAATTAGTTCCCCCTATTATCTGATAATGCTTTATTCCCCAGTGATAAGATTGTCATTGATATAAACTAAAGTCGGATAAGCGCTATGTGCACCGTTTTCCAAACATAGAGTCATAGATGTGGCTTGCTGTCGTAATTCTAGTTGCTAATTAAATCGAATAATTATACATTAAAGTTTTCATAAACGCATTAAATTAAGaaacataataatataatGTTTGATATCGTAAGTCTAGTTAGTTGAGATCCAccaattaaatcaaaaataatacattcTAGTTCAACTATCTGTGTCAATAATAAGACATTAAATTGACATTGACTGAATATTGCCATTATAAAAGGGTTGAACGAAAAGTTACACATTTGAAGATTTTTCTGTTCCTTCTAAATATGGGTTCAATCAGTTCACATGTACTTTTATTTCGAGTGTGAAGCCCATCAAGCCCATCACCTTGACGGCATATTCAGCGACTTGTATTCAAATGTATCCGATGGACTTGAATTGGGAACCCTTCCATTTGAAGCATTTCGTATTCGGCATTTAACTTGTCGTTAGGGTAAATTTATAAGCATCAGAAACGCTAGCGTAAGCAGATGTCTACTTTTCCCCTCATTCCCCGTCAACTCCCATTCCCAGATCCACCCCCATACCAATCTCGGTTTCCCTGTTCCGGCATCGACATCACCATCGTAGTCGACGGAGGACAGAGGACGGAGGGCGGCAGGGTCTGGTTTGGCCACGCTGTATTGTCTCCCCTCGACGGCGTTTGTTGGGCGGCGACGCCGACTGCATTTCATTGAGCGTAATTCCGTTGCTAATGATTTTTGGCACACGTAGCGCTACTTTCGAAATTAATGCGCTATAAAACAGCAGCGTTAGACCGACCAAGACACAAGACTGGCCTGCCAGCCGACGCAGAATTTAATGAAACTCTTGTTTCAATTGCTATTGCACAGTTGGGGTACACGGAAAACAAAGAGTTTAAGACACATTGTTCTGAACAGACTTTTTAGATATACCGGCCAATGATATACTTAAGTATTGCCATATAATTGTACTGTACAAATATAAGTTATGGAGTGACCTAAAATCTTCCCTGATACAGTTGAAATACAACATTATTAGGTCAAGTTACCCGTTTCTCGTAGAATAAAAATATCAGGAAAAATAGTATCCAGGATTCGTTCAAAAACACTGATCAGGTGGAAGAAGGCGTTTCCAACCCTTtaaaatctatattttctatctattattcttgatcaggatcattGTCATCATCAGTCAATGTATCCGTCTTTCCGCCCGTTTAATTTATCTGAATAAAATACCAAATTTGAGATGTATGTGgttatattttttctgtgcatCACTAACATCCCTTTTCAACAGGAACTTTGCCACGTTTTCCCTTACTGATAACGGAACTTACTATACATGCGTTCGAATTTCGTGGGTTGAGTTTGGTGCTCTGCGTTTACTTTCGcggttttgttttgctctgcATATATTTCCATATTATTATCCCTGATTATGGCATCGTCCTCGTCTGCATTCGGTTCCCTGTAGTTTTATCCAAATCCAAATACAACTACACACTTCGACGATGATGTTTCTGTTTGAGAATAATCTAAATCGGCATTCAGTTATGTATTCAGTTCTAGCTTTCATCACAACTTAACAAAACTTAGCGGTTCCACTTCAACGAACCCACCGATGCATATAATATGCACAGATGATACGTATGCATTAATATGAACCACAATTCCCTCGCCCAAAACGTGCCTcagataaaaaatattaattttaaatgctgATGCAGATCAACTGATGTCAAAGACTTTTTGTAGTAGTTTTCtgtaaatttgattaaaattaatatttcaaaattttgaATGTGAAATAATTGATTCGCTAAGAGTCCTCCACCATGTTTTACTTCTAAACGCCTAAATTCAATTTAGTTCTGGAAGAACACCAACTACGAACTTATCAAAACATTAATTTCaaggaaaaataattaaaagtaaataataaaactaaagaAATGACATGTCATTAACTCGACATTACTAGTTGCGGATCCGACCCAAAATCACATCTCCAGGAAGTGGATGTCCAGGGCGTGGTGGTCCACATCCACGGGAGGATGCAGCTGCAGGAACTTGACGTAGGCCAGGAAGGTGGTCCAGCACATGCTGAAGAAGGAGGTAAACACGACCTGGTTTCTTGCCGGCACGAAAGCGAAGTTCACCGTCTGTACGCAGGGCCAATAAATAACGCCCACCTTGTAGGCGTCCAGGAATTTATCGGCGACCTGGAAACAGAGGAGACATCGGGGTGAGTGAGTGAAGTGACATAATGCCCCCGGCAGCGgtcggaaaatggaaaatgccagCGCGGAATATTGTAATTAAGTGCCGCCGGCTAGGAGacgtttaaaattttatttatggctcAATCCCCCTTCACTTTTGGGAGGCGCTACGCTGGGGCGAGGTATTCCGTTAATGTTGTTCATTTAAAGGCAACGCCCGGCTCTAAATATTATAATCCAGGCTCAAATTGTATTTAAGTTTGCACACGATATCGAATGTAACAAATACCTCTTTTGGAACATTTTTCACTGGCATGGAAAGTGTGAAAAAGCTTTCCAatggttttagttttttacgttttccgttgttttactttaaataaactaatttaatttatctaTCCTTCTACATAACAGTCATCAAAGTTGCATATccaattatttattgctttaagGCGtgaataaatgataaatttgAAAGAACTTCGAAATGGATGAAAgcaaagttttctttttctagCTAACAGAAACTTAAAGTACTTTTAAGATATGTAGAATTTGAAGTTCTTACCTCTTCTTATGGTACTAACTAATGATTGCGTTTTCAAAGACGATCAATGGCTATATTGAGAACTGTTTTTGGATCTACAGGAAGTCGAATCATACTTCATTCCTAACGCATAGTTGGTCTCAAACCGATCTTGTCACTGGTTCTGCTTTTGACTCGCTCCCAATTTGAAACTATTTGGCTGAGGGACGGGACTCTAACGACTTTATCGGCCATGCACACAACTATTTTACGGCCTAAGCCTGAAATCTCTGGCCTATCTCAACCAAATCGCTCAGAATAGTCGAGCCATATATCTTTGAAGAACGCATGCAAAACAAATGAGACAACGCACTCCTGACACAAATATATGgtaaaacatttacatttatcAAGATAAATGGTTTCTAATGATATGGAAGTCAGCCATCGCACCGAGCTTGGCCCTGGAGCACAGTATGCGAAAGTATCTTGCAGTATGGCCGCAGAGCCAACAAATCAATGTTGACAGCTCAAAACGGAGGACCAGACGCAAAAATTGGGAACGGATGGAGGTGAGCGACAGACAGGTGATATTTATGCATGCTTACATTGCAGCCTCTGTCTCCGCCACAGATGCAGATtcatagatacagatacaaagatGGGGAAACTGGCTCGGCGACTGTCTGAATGTGTCGTGAGAAAATGGATTCCAAATCAAAAACAACGGACCGAGACCCGATTTCCAAATAAATAGCAATGCATACCGGGCACACATGTAGTACTAAGCACAACTGGGAGATGGAAGTTATTTGCATGGCTGCCGCATGACCAAATAACAGTCAATATCTAGTctatatttaaaagtaaagtTAAAGGAAATCGTTAAAAGTTGATGAAGGATTTGGGGTAGCTTTGCCAACATATCCCTACTAGTGTGATTGGGCATGAAAATGAGAGTATAAAATAGTTATAGTTCCGCTTTTTAGATCTCGCTAGCCTTTCAAAATAAAGATCTTTGAAATGAAAGACAGGAATTCGTTGGGCCTAGGACtgggatgggaatgggaagcCACTGTACCTCCCGCTTGGCCTCCGCGTACGAGTTGCCCTCCATCAAGGTCATGAAGAAGAGAAACGAGCTGATGGCCATCGGATCGTAAGCGGTCTGCTCGGTGATCGCCTTGCAAAGCGATGACTTCATGTCGGTGCGCGGCCACATAACGCCCGCCAGTCTGATCCACACATATATGGTCGGCCCCATGAAAAAGAAGCCGAATAGACTGAACCTGTAATGGAATTAGCCAAACCATATCGCGGCCTATTAGCATTCGAATCGGGCCAAGATGCGCGGCACATCGGTCATCACCTGAGACACTTCATCCAGTCGTACGTTTGGAATGTCTTCTTCTCGATCATGGTCTGTTCGATGAGGGAGCCGCAGGGCCAGAGGGTGCCATACGATATCATACCGCGGAGGACTTTGTATTTGCTTGTAATATTTACGAAGTTACGGAACATTTTCGACGCTCTCGTGTGATAATCTTCCCGAAAGCCAGTGCTATAAACACGCTGAAAGAGAAATGGTTTTAGATCAATACGGTGGCTGAGAAAGGAGAACTTGGGTAAGTTTTCCTTATTCGAACTACAAAGTTATTGCGAACAGTGCAACTCAATGAATTCAAGCTTAAGACAATTGCAAATAATTGTCAGCCATGCACAGCTGGCACTTTTGGACGATCCTCTGAACTGATGGATGGCTGGATGAGTAAAAGGTGGGTTGGTCGGGAAATGGAGAGGGGGTGGTGACCGCCGCCAGTAACACATGTCAAGTATTATTATCGAGCAACTACAAACgaaatacaaacatacatTTAATTGCCAAGAGTGTTTCTACCCAAACAAATGTCGAAATAATGCCGGCCACGGCCAAAGATTTATCATATTCACTCGACTGTCATAAAAAGCAATTAGGCCCAGGCGCAAGATACACGACCGGCAGTCCCGAAATGTAATGAAAAATAACACAATACACCGAAGGGgcagagaaagaaaaaagaaacgaTGTGTGATTTGATGTTGTGTCTGGTTTTCGGTTTCGCTTAATGAGTTTGCCGCACAAAAAGTCGCTCGAGGAAAGCGATTAAAGATCCACTTCCAGCGCGGTACGTCGGGGTTGCTTGCTTTTGTAGCTGATGGCCTTGCAccgaaaaaataatttcattctATGCTATCATAAAAAAGTGCAGCGGTGTGGTCCAGTGCCTCCAGATACCTGCTTTTGCAACACGTTTTGGATATTGGGCACAACTTCTCAGTTAATTCATGTCAAAGAGTTTTCACAGCTGCTATTGGTTTCTTCCCTTTTGATGATGACTATTTTGAACGACagaattatatatttcaaCTGAAACTACTATTGACAAAGTATAATTCAATTCTTTGCCACTTATTATCGAGACCTAATTGCTTGGAAAATAACTCATTTTCATCTTCTTTTAGTGATAATTGAAAGCACCATATCGTTTCATTAATATCacatcatttattatttggtcGACTTTTAAGATGTTCTAAACGAAAAGTTTGGCTGAATTTGTAATAATCATGAgggaataaaaaatataaaatgtaagTGAAATAATTTCTTTGAGTGCAACTTAGCCCTTGTAATTAGTATGCCCGCACACACGCCATGCCCTCTAAATTTGAAACGGAAGCGGAGATCCCGGCGAACAGTTGGCCCGTTTGGACGGAGAAAGGCAGGTTCAGTTTGAAGGGCACTCGTCAGCAGAAACTAAAGGAGGAGAGGGGCGATACAATCCACGTTCCGATCAAAAAACAAGCGACCTGCCGATTCGGGTTAGTGTGAAAAGTCCGCCCATGGCAACTGGCCTTGTTGTTGCCGTCTGTTGCATATTTTCACAAGTAATTATAACCATGTACCCGACCGACGTTGTCCTTGTCCGTAGCCAGGGATCCGGTAAGCCTTTCCGGCCTTTTCCAGCGGGGTGACAAAGCGCTGCCTTCacattaatttgcattattttcacatttaaCTTTTTAGCGAGTGCAGCCTGCTGAAGTTGCACTCTGCCAGTGAAGAAACAGGTGGGGCAGGTAGAGCAGGTAGAACTGAAGTGCCACTTTGATTGGCGTTAGGTTTCACACAAACATCAAAggtttgtacatatgtatatacataggtCATTATTGACCAGACGCCGCCTCAGCATTGGATCCCATATCACAATTACAATCACAATTTTAAGCTTTCAGCTCTGAGAATTGGTCATTTGCCGTTGCATCCACGTACTTTATCTCAAAATTTAACATGCAATTTAACTAATGTTAgttttatacttttaaaagaaaatgcgAAAGATGGACAGAAGCCCAGACAGGGGAATCCAGAAAAAGGATAAAACGGCTGCACTGGTGTGTAGCAAATGAAAGCAACGATTATTAAAGGACCATTTAATAGAAAATTCCAAAAACCAGAGAACCTTTCTACTTCCATAATAATAGTTTTTTTAACTTAGAATACGTTAATagttttaaattcattttggcTTACATTAAGATCATTACATTTCGATCGCTTTTCAGTGTTTTTTTAAGGTGTTCGATCACCGAAAAAGTTTTGGGCTTAAGTACACAATATATTTCTCCCATACTAAATGGGTAATGTGCCCGGTTTCATAAATGTACATAGTTCATGGGCGAAAAAGGTATTTGCTGCCGATGATGCTGCCAACATTTGGCCCATTTAGTTTGAAGTTAGCGATCAATGTTTCCCCGGGCGAATGTGCACCAAAATCCACACAATTACAAGCCTCGCAACATAAATTCAGGcgcaaaatgtttatttacgCTAAGGCCCTTAGGAGGGAAATCGGATAAAAGAGGCAAACTCGCTGGCGGTTTTTTGCgcaacatttgcatttggacCCCACTTTACACATGATGTGAGGAGCCCCGGCCACTTGGCTTATCAGCCCTGAAAAATCAAACGGCCCAGCAGTCGGAGAAGATAGTGTAGTTGGACGTCCGATGCATCAGCATcttgcaacattttgttttaatttcgcaCTCTTTTGAAAAGTGGCAGCCGCCACTCGGACGGCTTTAAAAGTTGGCCAATTTAACTGCCCCGGAGCCACATATTTCCAAAACA from Drosophila santomea strain STO CAGO 1482 chromosome 3R, Prin_Dsan_1.1, whole genome shotgun sequence includes:
- the LOC120451949 gene encoding mpv17-like protein, whose protein sequence is MFRNFVNITSKYKVLRGMISYGTLWPCGSLIEQTMIEKKTFQTYDWMKCLRFSLFGFFFMGPTIYVWIRLAGVMWPRTDMKSSLCKAITEQTAYDPMAISSFLFFMTLMEGNSYAEAKREVADKFLDAYKVGVIYWPCVQTVNFAFVPARNQVVFTSFFSMCWTTFLAYVKFLQLHPPVDVDHHALDIHFLEM